From one Candidatus Methylomirabilota bacterium genomic stretch:
- a CDS encoding histidine phosphatase family protein yields the protein MSLRLLLLRHGETAWNRERRYQGWTDTPLSAEGLLQAEAAARELKEHAFAAVYASPLRRARDTAAVIAAPHGLAVETDPAFKELGFGQWEVLTLDEARAGFPTLYDGWAKTPHLVSPPGGESLLQARERVLAGLERLRAGHPDAVVCLVAHGIPVRILILEALGLGLERIWSLHSAPTGISELEFRDDWTALHRMNTLVHLDAVPAGR from the coding sequence ATGTCACTGAGACTCCTGCTCCTACGTCACGGGGAAACGGCCTGGAACCGGGAACGCCGGTACCAGGGCTGGACGGACACCCCTCTATCCGCTGAAGGCCTTTTGCAAGCAGAGGCCGCCGCCCGCGAGCTCAAGGAGCACGCCTTCGCCGCCGTGTACGCAAGCCCGCTCCGGCGCGCGCGCGACACGGCCGCGGTGATCGCGGCGCCCCACGGCCTCGCGGTGGAGACGGACCCGGCCTTCAAGGAGCTCGGCTTCGGCCAGTGGGAAGTCCTGACGCTCGACGAGGCGCGGGCAGGCTTCCCCACCCTCTATGACGGCTGGGCCAAGACGCCGCACCTGGTCTCGCCGCCCGGCGGTGAGAGCCTCCTCCAGGCGCGCGAGCGCGTGCTGGCGGGACTCGAGCGGCTGCGCGCCGGGCATCCCGATGCGGTCGTCTGTCTCGTCGCCCACGGCATCCCCGTGCGCATCCTGATCCTGGAAGCGCTCGGGCTCGGGCTCGAGCGCATCTGGTCGCTGCACTCGGCGCCGACGGGCATCTCGGAGCTCGAGTTCCGCGACGACTGGACGGCGCTACACCGCATGAACACCCTCGTCCACCTCGACGCCGTCCCGGCGGGCCGGTAA
- a CDS encoding alanine--glyoxylate aminotransferase family protein: protein MKKYQLMAPGPTPVPPEVLLAMARPIIHHRAAEYDALFLEVREGLKRLVQTREDVLTPACTGTGAMEAAVANTLSAGDRVIVVNAGAFAQRWLALCKAYGLNVVELEAPHGDTVAAERVAQSLRENKDVKAVLVQHSESSTGVLHDVRGYAQATKATDAILVVDAVSSLGIADVPMDAWGIDVVVSASQKGLMLPPGLGLLALSDKAWAAAKRSTLPKYYLDLSEERKYASKNEARFTPAVSIMVGLREVLRMIAEEGLPNVLRRHDRLSRATRAGVEALGLTLFPKTTPSPALTAVEVPPGVDADRVVERFATSHNITIDGGRGPTKGKIFRIGHMGYVDDFDITTALAALEQVLHELGQPVDFGASLGAAQKVFVERG from the coding sequence ATGAAGAAGTACCAGTTGATGGCACCCGGGCCGACGCCCGTCCCGCCCGAGGTTCTGCTGGCAATGGCCCGGCCGATCATCCATCACCGCGCCGCGGAGTACGACGCGCTCTTTCTCGAGGTGCGCGAAGGGTTGAAGCGCCTCGTACAGACTCGTGAGGACGTCTTGACGCCGGCGTGCACCGGCACCGGCGCGATGGAAGCGGCAGTGGCGAACACGCTCTCGGCCGGGGACCGCGTGATCGTGGTCAATGCCGGCGCGTTTGCGCAGCGGTGGCTCGCGCTCTGCAAGGCCTACGGCCTCAACGTCGTCGAGCTGGAGGCGCCCCACGGCGACACCGTCGCGGCTGAGCGCGTCGCCCAGTCGCTGAGAGAAAACAAAGACGTCAAGGCCGTCCTCGTCCAGCACAGCGAGTCGTCCACCGGTGTGCTGCACGACGTGCGCGGGTATGCGCAGGCGACCAAGGCCACCGACGCGATCCTCGTTGTGGACGCCGTGTCGAGTCTCGGCATTGCCGACGTTCCGATGGACGCCTGGGGCATCGACGTCGTCGTCTCGGCGTCGCAAAAGGGGCTCATGCTGCCCCCCGGTCTCGGACTTCTGGCGCTCAGCGACAAAGCCTGGGCGGCGGCCAAGCGGTCCACACTGCCGAAGTACTATCTCGACCTCTCCGAGGAGCGGAAGTACGCGTCGAAGAATGAGGCGCGCTTCACGCCGGCGGTCTCGATCATGGTCGGCCTGCGCGAGGTGCTCCGCATGATCGCCGAGGAGGGCCTGCCGAACGTCCTCCGCCGTCACGACCGGCTCTCGCGCGCCACGCGGGCCGGCGTCGAGGCGCTCGGTCTCACGCTCTTCCCGAAGACCACGCCGAGCCCCGCGCTCACCGCTGTAGAGGTTCCGCCGGGAGTGGATGCAGACCGGGTGGTGGAGCGGTTCGCGACCTCTCACAACATCACGATCGACGGCGGCCGCGGCCCGACGAAGGGCAAGATCTTCCGCATCGGCCATATGGGCTATGTTGACGACTTCGACATCACCACGGCGCTGGCCGCCCTCGAGCAGGTGCTCCACGAGCTGGGCCAGCCCGTGGACTTCGGCGCCTCGCTCGGGGCCGCCCAGAAGGTTTTCGTCGAGCGGGGGTAG
- a CDS encoding molybdopterin-dependent oxidoreductase has protein sequence MPPRTVRTMCPMNCHPTYCGMLVEVSEKGRLLGVKGDQDNPDSRGFLCIRGRAAAEIPHNGLRLTQPLVRDGRRGEDRWRPVSWDDALDRILSAIDATGRERVGFWFGHGAHVTGINRPLIMRFGHLGGMQVWNPAIVCWAMGAYGLALTGVIEANTKEDMAAHSRQVILWGANLASHPTTAPHLIEARRRGARVVAIDVRRAEASRHADETWLIRPGTDAALALAMAHVIVAEGLVASDFISRQTVGYEAYAKHLERFTPEWAAAETGLAAEDIKRLAREYATSKPAMIIVGGASMYKHRHGWQPGRAIATLPALTGQLGMAGGGFGPRHRSFPTGDHFADLTALDRRPAGPWVPSHMASIARLIKDGRLDVLLTAGTDMLNSFSDAGAIERDLERVGLIVAYDIFANDTIRRVADIVLPGTVWLEDLGIKETATHLYLMDRALEPAGECRPLIPVLRELAERLSIKEFFPWGSLEEYMDALLAPQQDGALTVARLRELGGMAERSKLAHVPYREGGYATPSGKVEFYSERAKSLGLPPLPDYTPPEPDSAGFPLEFRQGRVLTAFHSFYDNGRALPMLVRAEPHAEVWIHPADALPRGITAGGRIELVNQRGRFEAVARVTEDVLPGVLWARDGWPGLNTLTSGEACLEPEASDGLDPRIPGGQSAYEARVEVRPIPA, from the coding sequence ATGCCGCCTCGGACCGTCCGCACCATGTGCCCCATGAACTGCCACCCGACCTACTGCGGAATGCTGGTGGAGGTGTCAGAGAAGGGCCGGCTGCTGGGCGTCAAGGGCGACCAGGACAATCCGGACAGCCGGGGCTTCCTCTGCATTCGCGGGAGAGCCGCAGCCGAGATCCCCCACAACGGGCTCAGGCTGACCCAGCCGCTCGTGCGCGACGGCAGGCGCGGCGAGGACCGCTGGCGGCCCGTCTCATGGGACGACGCGCTCGACCGCATCCTCTCCGCCATCGACGCGACTGGGCGCGAGCGCGTCGGCTTCTGGTTCGGCCACGGCGCCCACGTCACCGGCATCAACCGGCCGCTCATCATGCGCTTCGGCCACCTGGGCGGCATGCAGGTCTGGAACCCGGCCATCGTCTGCTGGGCCATGGGCGCCTACGGGCTGGCGCTCACTGGAGTGATCGAGGCGAACACCAAGGAGGACATGGCCGCACACTCGCGCCAGGTCATCCTCTGGGGCGCCAACCTCGCGAGCCACCCGACCACCGCGCCGCATCTGATCGAGGCGCGGCGGCGGGGGGCGCGCGTTGTCGCGATCGACGTGAGGCGGGCCGAGGCTTCGCGCCACGCCGACGAGACATGGCTCATCCGCCCAGGCACCGACGCCGCGCTCGCGCTGGCCATGGCCCACGTCATCGTCGCCGAGGGTCTCGTGGCCAGCGACTTCATCTCGCGGCAGACGGTGGGCTACGAGGCGTACGCGAAGCACCTCGAGCGCTTCACTCCCGAATGGGCCGCGGCGGAGACGGGGCTCGCGGCGGAAGACATCAAGAGGCTCGCGCGCGAGTACGCGACGAGCAAGCCCGCCATGATCATCGTGGGCGGCGCCAGCATGTACAAGCACCGGCACGGCTGGCAGCCCGGACGCGCCATCGCCACCCTGCCCGCGCTCACGGGCCAGCTGGGCATGGCGGGAGGCGGCTTCGGCCCGCGCCACCGATCTTTCCCCACGGGAGATCACTTCGCCGATCTGACGGCCCTCGACCGCCGCCCCGCGGGCCCCTGGGTGCCGAGCCACATGGCCTCGATCGCGCGCCTCATCAAGGACGGACGCCTCGACGTGCTCCTCACGGCCGGAACCGATATGCTCAACTCGTTCTCGGACGCGGGCGCGATCGAGCGGGACCTCGAGCGCGTGGGCCTGATCGTGGCCTACGACATCTTCGCCAACGACACGATCAGGCGCGTGGCGGACATCGTCCTGCCTGGGACAGTTTGGCTGGAGGACCTGGGAATCAAGGAGACCGCCACCCACCTGTACTTAATGGATAGGGCGCTCGAGCCCGCCGGGGAGTGCCGGCCCCTGATTCCGGTGCTCAGAGAGCTGGCCGAGCGGCTTTCCATCAAGGAATTCTTCCCCTGGGGCTCGCTCGAGGAGTATATGGACGCGCTGCTGGCCCCTCAGCAAGACGGAGCGCTCACCGTGGCGCGGCTCCGAGAGCTGGGCGGCATGGCGGAGAGGAGCAAGCTCGCCCACGTGCCGTACCGCGAGGGCGGCTACGCGACCCCATCGGGCAAGGTCGAGTTCTACTCGGAGCGCGCGAAATCCCTCGGCCTCCCGCCCCTCCCCGACTACACGCCGCCCGAGCCGGATTCAGCCGGCTTCCCGCTCGAGTTCCGCCAGGGTCGCGTGCTGACGGCCTTCCATTCCTTCTACGACAACGGCCGCGCCCTGCCGATGCTTGTCCGGGCTGAGCCTCACGCGGAGGTCTGGATTCATCCCGCCGACGCCCTGCCCCGCGGCATCACCGCCGGGGGCCGGATCGAGCTCGTGAATCAGCGCGGCCGCTTCGAGGCTGTCGCCCGCGTGACCGAGGACGTCCTGCCGGGCGTGCTGTGGGCGCGCGACGGCTGGCCGGGGCTCAACACGCTGACGAGCGGCGAGGCGTGTCTCGAGCCCGAGGCCAGCGACGGTCTCGACCCGCGGATCCCGGGCGGCCAGTCCGCCTACGAGGCGCGCGTCGAGGTGCGTCCGATTCCCGCGTGA
- a CDS encoding histidine phosphatase family protein: MLPRAGVLALALLALPAQAQASEALWALLKSGGQVVIMRHAATDSTAGDPDTMRLEDCSTQRNLSPSGRDDARRIGSAFRARGITVDDVRSSVWCRCLDTATLAFGMAKPWLPLNSFFRNREREAGQTGAVRELVSRHRGGALILVTHQVNITALTGLYPAEGEMIVLTPRGGDFTVAGRVKPADVTQN; the protein is encoded by the coding sequence ATGCTCCCTCGCGCAGGGGTCCTCGCCCTGGCGCTCCTGGCGCTTCCCGCCCAGGCCCAGGCCAGCGAGGCGCTGTGGGCTCTCCTCAAGTCAGGCGGCCAGGTCGTGATCATGCGCCACGCGGCAACGGATTCTACGGCCGGCGACCCGGACACCATGCGCCTCGAGGACTGCAGCACCCAGCGCAACCTCTCCCCCTCGGGACGCGACGACGCCAGGCGCATCGGCAGTGCCTTCAGAGCGCGCGGCATCACGGTGGACGACGTGCGCTCGAGCGTCTGGTGCCGCTGCCTCGACACGGCCACGCTGGCCTTCGGCATGGCGAAGCCGTGGCTCCCGCTCAACTCCTTCTTCCGCAACCGCGAGCGCGAGGCCGGCCAGACGGGCGCGGTGCGCGAGCTGGTCAGCCGTCACCGCGGCGGCGCGCTCATCCTCGTCACCCACCAGGTCAACATCACGGCGCTGACGGGCCTCTACCCCGCTGAGGGCGAAATGATCGTCCTGACGCCACGCGGGGGCGACTTCACCGTCGCCGGACGCGTCAAACCCGCCGACGTGACCCAGAACTGA